One region of Carya illinoinensis cultivar Pawnee chromosome 8, C.illinoinensisPawnee_v1, whole genome shotgun sequence genomic DNA includes:
- the LOC122317975 gene encoding glutamate receptor 2.1-like, producing MALAYYQKHLLSFVAFLLLVNLHIEHSMGKEVVPVGVVLDLNSTVGGVAERCMSMALSDFYGVYDYYNTRIALLTRDSGKDVIAAASAALDLMKNEEVHAIIGPQSSAQAKFVIELGRKAQVPIISFSATSPSLSPAQNPFFIRTALDDSAEVKAIADIVTAYGWREIVLIYEDTDYGKGLIPYLMDAFEEIETRMPYRSAIPPLSNNSEIAKEIKKLNETNARIFLVHMTASLGSKLFALANSAGMMREGYAWIITEGLSALFGPLGPKVKESMQGAVGLRPYIPRSKQLDHFKRRWKRINLTSSKANVKITGLNLFGLWAYDTAWALAMAVEKAGTMHSEFLKKNASKSNVDLTALGISETGQSLLDTILTTEFQGLSGKFHLIKGQLEPSTFEILNVIGKTERIIGYWTRKGGFPRELDGNNEVASSISKDKLKQPIWPGDTTEQPPKLRIGVPVKPGFEEFLKVEWDPRTNKPIISGFSLDVFLAVIQALPFPLPYELLPFANKDRQSAGTYDELTYQIKLQKYDAVVGDTTIVANRCSYVDFTLPYSESGVSMVVQVKDDKKKNFWIFLKPLSLDLWLTTGAAFVIIGVVIWVLEHRINNEFRGPRVQQLGTIFGFSFSTLVFAHSEKVLSNWSRFVMVVWFFVVLILTQSYTANLASMLTVERLQPTFVDVNEIRRNGYFVGYQNQTFVKGLLIKQLNFNESMLKPYNTPEQYHEALLKGSNNGGVAAIFDEIPYIKLFLAKYNSKYTMVGPTYKTDGFGFVFPKGSSLVPHVSRAILNVTQDAIKFGKIEQKYFSSSGSASTCEDSCPSISSNIASISSNSHSLGLNSFGGLFIITGVVSLFSVLVYVSKFLRTNWPTVSTLKPESSFLSKLIELAKRFDQREDPSSHPNIHERHTSWANAVSSAEGIELPHNMENHSRNFHAAGDSDESLDSTGSPSRRSDTPS from the exons ATGGCTTTGGCGTACTACCAGAAACACCTCCTTTCTTTCGTTGCCTTTCTCCTACTCGTGAACCTCCATATCGAGCACTCAATGGGAAAGGAAGTCGTACCAGTGGGCGTGGTTCTTGATTTGAACTCCACGGTGGGAGGAGTTGCAGAGCGTTGCATGTCCATGGCACTCTCCGATTTTTACGGTGTCTATGATTATTATAACACCAGGATCGCTCTTTTGACTAGGGATTCTGGGAAAGATGTCATTGCCGCAGCATCTGCAG CACTGGATTTAATGAAGAATGAAGAAGTGCACGCTATCATAGGACCTCAGAGCTCAGCACAAGCTAAGTTCGTTATTGAACTTGGACGAAAAGCTCAGGTTCCAATCATTTCCTTCTCAGCCACAAGCCCCTCTCTTTCGCCTGCTCAAAACCCCTTTTTCATACGCACGGCACTAGATGATTCCGCTGAGGTGAAAGCCATAGCAGACATTGTTACGGCCTACGGTTGGCGGGAAATTGTCCTTATTTATGAAGATACAGATTATGGAAAGGGTTTAATTCCATACTTGATGGATGCTTTTGAAGAGATTGAAACTCGAATGCCTTACAGAAGTGCAATTCCTCCATTATCCAATAATAGTGAAATCGCTAAGGAGATTAAAAAGTTGAATGAAACTAATGCTAGGATATTCCTTGTGCACATGACGGCTTCACTTGGCTCGAAACTCTTTGCACTTGCAAATAGTGCAGGAATGATGAGGGAAGGGTATGCATGGATTATCACGGAAGGGTTATCAGCTTTGTTCGGTCCTTTGGGCCCAAAGGTGAAGGAATCAATGCAAGGTGCGGTGGGATTGCGACCATACATACCCAGATCAAAACAGTTGGACCACTTCAAAAGAAGATGGAAAAGAATTAATTTAACCTCTAGCAAAGCAAACGTTAAGATTACTGGATTAAACCTCTTTGGATTATGGGCATATGATACAGCTTGGGCTTTGGCTATGGCAGTAGAGAAGGCTGGCACAATGCATTCTgaattcttaaagaaaaatgctagcaAAAGTAACGTGGATCTTACAGCTCTAGGCATTTCTGAAACAGGTCAAAGTCTTCTTGATACGATTCTAACTACAGAATTTCAAGGCCTGAGTGGGAAATTTCATTTGATTAAAGGACAGTTGGAACCTTCAACCTTTGAAATACTCAACGTGAttggaaaaacagagagaattaTTGGATACTGGACCAGAAAAGGAGGATTTCCACGAGAATTAGACGGCAATAATGAAGTGGCATCCTCAATTTCAAAGGACAAACTTAAGCAACCCATCTGGCCAGGTGACACAACAGAGCAGCCACCAAAGTTGAGGATTGGGGTTCCGGTGAAACCAGGTTTTGAAGAATTTCTGAAAGTGGAATGGGATCCTCGCACTAACAAGCCTATCATATCAGGGTTCTCCCTTGATGTGTTTCTTGCTGTAATTCAGGCATTACCATTCCCCCTTCCTTATGAGTTACTTCCTTTCGCGAATAAGGATAGGCAAAGTGCTGGAACGTACGATGAACTTACGTACCAAATTAAACTCCAG AAGTATGATGCTGTGGTGGGAGATACAACAATTGTGGCTAATCGCTGCTCATATGTCGATTTCACTTTGCCTTACTCAGAATCGGGCGTGTCAATGGTGGTTCAAGTGAAAGATGATAAGAAGAAAAACTTTTGGATTTTCTTAAAGCCACTAAGCTTGGATCTGTGGTTAACAACAGGTGCAGCATTTGTTATTATAGGTGTGGTGATTTGGGTTCTTGAACACCGAATAAACAATGAGTTCAGAGGCCCGCGAGTTCAACAACTTGGCACGATTTTTGGGTTCTCATTCTCGACACTGGTGTTTGCTCACA GTGAGAAAGTGCTAAGCAACTGGTCAAGATTCGTGATGGTCGTTTGGTTTTTTGTGGTACTCATCCTCACACAAAGTTACACTGCAAATTTAGCCTCGATGCTGACAGTAGAGAGATTGCAGCCTACGTTTGTTGATGTAAACGAGATAAGAAGGAACGGTTATTTTGTTGGATATCAAAATCAAACCTTTGTCAAAGGGCTTCTAATAAAACAGTTGAATTTCAATGAGTCCATGTTGAAGCCTTACAACACCCCTGAGCAGTATCACGAAGCACTGTTGAAAGGAAGCAACAATGGTGGGGTTGCAGCTATTTTTGATGAAATTCCCTACATCAAGCTCTTCCTTGCAAAGTACAACTCCAAGTACACTATGGTTGGACCGACCTACAAAACCGATGGATTTGGCTTt GTCTTCCCAAAAGGATCTTCTTTAGTCCCACACGTTTCAAGGGCAATCCTGAATGTGACTCAAGACGCAATCAAATTCGGAAAAATTGAGCAGAAGTACTTTTCAAGTAGTGGAAGTGCTAGTACTTGTGAAGATTCATGTCCCTCAATCTCTTCAAATATTGCCTCAATCTCTTCAAATAGCCATAGTCTCGGTCTCAACAGCTTCGGAGGCCTCTTCATTATCACCGGAGTTGTGTCCTTGTTCTCGGTGTTGGTTTATGTGTCGAAGTTCCTTCGCACAAATTGGCCTACCGTGAGCACCCTCAAACCTGAGAGCTCCTTTTTGTCCAAGTTGATTGAACTGGCCAAGCGTTTTGACCAGAGAGAAGATCCCTCCTCACATCCCAATATTCATGAAAGACATACATCTTGGGCAAACGCTGTATCAAGTGCTGAAGGTATAGAACTTCCTCATAACATGGAGAACCACTCCAGGAATTTCCACGCTGCAGGAGACAGTGATGAAAGTCTTGATTCAACGGGTTCTCCTTCTCGGCGCAGTGATACTCCATCTTAA